The Spirosoma oryzicola region TAAGGCCTAAATACTTTTGGTAAGCAGCAAACAAAGCAATTCATTCGGTTAATAGGAAATCAAGTATATTCCGGTAAGAAGATCCAACCTTTTCAGCTTGTTCGGGGTCCTTGTCCAGGTACAAACTGATCTGCTGAACTATGAAAAACATTGTTTTAAGCTTCCTGCTACTATTAGTCTTGGGCATTACAAGTTGTCATAAAACAGATCAGGTGAATCCTACGGGTGATCCCTTGAAAGAGCATACCCAAGATATGGGACAAGCCAAGCTATGGTTACCAGGAAAGTGGAAGTTGACTAAGGTATGGGCTATGATTCCAAACCCGTCTGTACCAAACGTAGTACTGGAAGTCGATCAGAATCAGATTAAGCTAATACAGAATGGTAACCAAACCGATCAGGTTACCTATGAGGTGATCAAGCTAAATGGTGGACTGCAAATTAAGACTGATGCTCAGCCTAGAGAAGACAATTGGTATATACGCAACCCCAGCTTGTACATTAATAGGGGCCGTATGTTTTTCGACTTGGGTGTTGCTACGGATGGGCCAGGCTATGAATTCAGCAGATTGAATTAGTTCAGGTCAAGTCCGACAAAAAACCAGTTCTCGGCTTTACTTACATACTATATACATATTGTAGCAGTGAAGTTATTAATAATTGCTTAGTAAAATTTGATTGCTTTTGTTGTTGGCCGTTTCTCTAATAGCAAATATTTCACGGCACCTAACCCATGCTTCGTACTTCACTTACACTAGACCGGCTTACTCCTGATCAGTAACTGGTGAGGCCATGACATTCATATCTGTGGTAGGAATAAGCCCTACGACTGCCACAAATTAAAACTGTAGCTACGGTTGACTGCTCACTGACATGCTCGCGATGAGTAGTTCGGGGGTTAGGTGCTTGCCTACTCAGACCTGTTACTGTTAAAAGCCAGATAGAACTTATTAGGTACAGGTGTTTCATGGCCGACACTGACAACGCCACTCGAATCAGAAAGCTATTACAATAGAACAAGTATAACCAAGCCTACTGACAAAGGGCATAGTCTTGCCAGTAGGCCGCTGATTATAGGCTCTCACCAATTAATCAGGCTTTTCGTAGATAGCTAGATAAGTAATAACCGGTCGCCCAAGGCTTAAACAACCGCCTGGTTGAGTTACCTGGAATACCGAATGGAGTCGATAGCCATCAGCAGACCGGCTATTAAAACGATTTTCTAGCGTAGTGAGGTCTTTGGAGGCAAAGTGCGCACCAATGGGTTCAACGATATAGGTCATAAAGAGAAGTTATTTGGTAAGGATTGCTAAGGGAGGTCTACTCCTCCACAGCCTGGTTTACAACGGTGCAACCGTTTCGCGGAAAGTATCACCCCTTTAAGTAGACCGTGTTTTCGAAGGGCAAGCTCAGCATACCGGGAACAACTAGGTTCATATACGCAGCGCTGTCCAAGGATAGGCGAAATAGTAGCTCTATACCAACGAAGTAGTCGAATGCAGCTAGAAAGCCACAGCGGTTTGGTGGGTAATGAAAGAAGGTCAACTTCTTGGTCTGTTGGAGTTGTTCCTGTTAGGGCACGTAAAACACTGGTATGGAGAGAAGGATCAATGCGTAATTCCGTTTTTATACCATTAATATCGACTGAACGTAGTTCTTCCTTCATAAGATGGTGATCAGGATAGACTTTGCCAGGGTAAGAAATACCTGGTTTGAATCTGCAATCAAGCCTTTATCCATTGTGAAGCCTACGGGTAAACTACTGGAAACTGCCGGGTAAATACCCGTTTTTATGGTGTACTGAAGCACTTGACTATACTGTATAGTTACATTGTCCAAGCTCCTGTGAGTGATTTACAAAAGAGCAGCAATCAGACAACTTGATTATTGAGCGTGGCTTCACCATATTCAAAAAAAAGCTAAGTATTTAATAAAAAGCCATATGTCTCATCGGGGGCATTTTGAGTAATGATCATTCTAATGCACATAGAAAGCCCCCCGGCTCAGATTTTATATCAGTGCGGGATTGACATATACTTCAAAAAAATATAATTAATACTTACTTTCACTCACAAATTGTCACACCCACTATTAACATGAATGACGGCGCATTACATGACCGATAAACTAGCACTTGAGGCTATTCGAAAAGGAGAAAGGGAAGGATTAGACTTCGTATACCGTCAATGTCGTAATTATTGTTTAAGATTCTTGAATGGGCTGGGGGCTTCTGATGATGTTGCTTCGGATATTTATCAGGATGCAGTAATTAAGTTTAGGGAGAATTTACTAAAGGGTAATTTCAACGAAACTTCTAGTGTCCAGACTTACCTCAACTCGATCTGCAAAAACATGTGGCATGCCCATCGCAGGCAACAGGAGCGACTTGGACATGATCCTGATACGCTAAACAAACTCAGTACTGATCAGCAAGATGCCGAAGATGATAAGCAGGTGCGACTAGACAAACTGGATCGAGCACTTGATGAGATTGGCAAGAAAGGATCGTGCCAAGAGTTATTAAAAATGGTCTTTTATAGAGGGTTGAAGCCTGAAGCTATTGCGGTTCACTTTGGTTATACTGACGCCCAGAACGCGAGCAACCAGATTTATAAATGTAAAGAAAGATTAAGGACTATCTTTCTAGGATTAAAACCATAATACGAACAGTTATGGATGAATTTGAGAAAGACATACATGATGCTTTTCAAATGAGAGAAGACAAAGAGATTAAGACTTACCTTCAAGAACTTGAAGAGCAAATTCGAGCCGAGGAAGCAACTACCTCACAGCAAAGTACAAAACCTGCTGAAACTAAAGTATGGGCATATAAAGCGTCTTATTGGTGGTACGCTACGGCTGCTATCTTACTTTTAACAATAGGGTTGGGTGTTTACTATTTTGCTTTTAATGCTTCCAATAAACCAGCAGGAACGACTATATCCTCAAAGCCGAACCAAGCTGATTCTGAAGAAGAACCTAAATTGACCGGTCCTCAAGCTAAGCTAATAGAGCAGCGGTTTACTATACAAGAAGATAGACAAAGAGCCCCTGTCATACAGAATGTCAGTCAGTATATTACGGATTCTGCTACTGAACCGACTTATGAGTTGAATAGCAAACAACTGTCTATACTAACAAACAGACAGCTTATCATCAAGTCTGTAATCCGTTATGATAACAAGCTTTATTTAAACTCAGCAGGTCAGTTTTACCTGGTTGCTGAGACAGACGGCTTTCAACCGTTAGTTGTTGTAACGGATGCGGAGACTCAGCGGAACTTGGCTAATTTCACGAATAAATAATAGTTAAAATACTTCTATTAAGGCGGCTCCTTTTACGAGGTAGCCGTTTTTTTTGTGCCTAAAAAACAATACACTATTAAGTTTTACTTCTGATTATCAATGAATTATTACAGGCTATAAAAAACATTCAAAAATTCTCAAAAAAAATGGGTGATAAAAGTAAGCTTCTGACACTAATGGCTGAAACTTAAAAAATCATAACAATGAGAAAGCCCATTGGCACAAAAGCACGGACAGGAGAATCCTGCCCAGAAAGCGGAGTCTGGAAAGCACTTAGCACCCCTTCTACAACGGCCCCAATCGCAAAGGATAACCGAATGCCACCCTACGATGGAAAGGCGGTAACCTGGGAGTTAATTCGTTACGCTTAATCAATCAGCACAGCACATAGAAACTCTTCTGTGTGCTGTGTCATCAAATTTTCACTTTATAAGACTCAAAATTATGGCAAAAACCAATGTTCTAGTTACGTACGATGTTTCGAGCAAGCAGCCGGCAGTTAAAAAAGAAATGAAAGATTTAGGGTATGAGGACAGTTGGGTAGCTAACGGTCCTCAACCTTCTAAAGGCACTTACTACTTGCCAAATACAACTCTTTGGAAGCAAGCTGAAGGGTTAACAGCTACTCAAGCGAAGCAAGATTTTATTAAAGCTGTTGAGAAGATCAATGCAACATTGCTTCAAAATCAGAAAGTTAAGATTGAGCGACTTATTACTGTTCAATTTTCAATCTGGGATGGCATACCAGGCGAAGTTCACCAAAAAAACGTATAACTATGCTGGTTTGGCTTGCGACTGCGCTATTTTAGATAAATGAGAAACAACAATTTGAAGCCCGACCAGTTGTGACTGGTCGGGCTTTGTTATTCCTTCAATTCTCATTAATGGCTACCAGTTGGCTTAATTGCGAACGAGTACATCATTCTGGCAGTAGGGATAGGGAGCATAAGTGTAGACTTCAACCGTTACCTCAAGCAAAAAGTCGTTGATTGAGGTTTATTTTATCTTTGGCGGCTTGCTTACCAGCTAATATATGATAGATCCAATATTGCTGCTTTCTTCTAGGGCAGTTGAGATGGGTAACAAAGAAGATCCGCAGTCATTATTTGATTTTATGATCAGTTCATGTCCCCGTATTCATTTAGCGTTTGATGGGTTGTTGCCCAAAACTCAAACAGTAACTATTTCGCTGGTTAAGATTGATAAAGATTTTTAAAAAGATGGTAGCGTGAAGACCAGCCTTGATGTTCACCGGATAGGACAGTGGTCAGTTGGTGAGTTTGCCAACTTTATCCAACAAAACGGCCTTTTTCTAGCAAAGCTATTATCACTGGTTGCCCCTTTTCAGTTCATGATTAATAATAGACTCAATTGATAGTGAAAAATCATCCTGTTTACTTTCGATATACTAATAGTTATCTGATTCCAAATAGCGTAGCAGAAGTCAAGTTTTCAATTTCCGAGGATGAGCCAATTCCGCTAAACAATAACGAATGGGTTCGCTTCTGGGTAAGTCAAGCTAATTTCTGGGGTAATCAAAGAGGTTATCTATGTATCTCAATTGAGTTTGCCGACTTTTCGTCGCTTACAGGTTCGCTATTTAATGCCGAAATACCCTTAGATAAAGGGAGCCAAAAATCGCTGGATGAAGTAGTGTTAGCACAAAGAAAGCTACTCACAACAAGACCTGACGATCTACTTCGTCTATTTCGGTGGCTTACCGGATTGCCTTTTGAGTTAAAAAACAAAAGACAATTAATTCCATTTCAATGGTCGATTGATCAAATCAACTGGGTTGATGTTCCTTTTGACAACCAAGCCCAAGGTGTTCTGTTTGATATTGTCGGAGGACATCCTACTGAGACTGTAAACAGAGATTTAATTGAGAGTCTTATAGTGCCTAATCTACACCTGGCCGAACCCCTAGGACATGATTTACTCATAGAAGCTTACCGGCTCCGTGAGAGCAATGACTTGCGAGGAGCGTTTACAATAGGTTATTCTGCACTAGAAGTGGGTGTTAAAGAATACGTTCAAAAAAGAATACCAGAGACCAAATGGTTGATGGAAAAGTCGCCTTCTCCTGATATGCTGAAAATGTGTAGCCAATATCTACCATCGCTTGATAGGCGACTAGATATCAAGGATACACTTGAAAAGCGGCTGATTAGGAAATATATGGAAAGTCGTAACACGTTAGTGCATGAAGGTAAATTTGAAGAAAGTGACCAGACAGTCATTAAGAAGCTGTGTATGGTTGAATATATGCTTCACCGATTTGATTATTGCTTAGGATTGGATCGAGCGTTGCTATACGTTGAAAAGGCAAAATATAGAATGGATCATTTAGGGATTGAAGATTTACCGAAAGAGTAGGCTACTTATTGTAGCTCTTACCTGACTGATATACACTTGCAGGTAAATTTCCGGGCGCTGTGTGCTTATCGCTTATTCATAGTATAAGTTGGCGTTTTGCTGACTACTCCGGCGCTACTTATTGAGTATAGATTAATCTGTGATGGGGAAACGACTTCTATTTTATACTTCTCCCATTCAGGTCGAAAATCGCTGTTCCATTCCCTACAACTAAACATATTGTCCGAGTCAATCCTAAACTCGCGCTTCTGAATAGATTTAGCCTCGTTGTAGGTAGTGCTATATCTATAATGGTTTTTGCCCGATGAAAAATCAAACGAAACATCGGAGTAGATCGAGTAATTGCCCTGATCCCATATACCATTCAAAATAGAAAGCACTGACGAGGAAGCTATCACGCTGCTTGCTGACATTTCGACATCATTAGTTTTGGTGAGCGTTATTGGAAACAGTTCACTGTAAGACGACGCAGATTCAAAGATTTGGAAAAGCTTCATCTGGTCTTCGGACACAATCTGAATCCGAGCGTATTTTTGCTTTTTGCCGCTATAGTCGTCGGTATAAATTATGTTATTAGCGATGGAAAACTTGTAAGCGAGGTTAGTCGTCTTTGAATCGATCAGTGTCTCGTAGGTATTTGTTACGCTTTTGTATTGCATGGCATTTGACGACAATGCGAACGTATAGACGTAATTGTAATACTTATAGCCTTTGCCAGCCACATAGCTTGCCCAGGTTCCCGGTAAGTAGCTAACTAGCTTTGGATCATCTACTGCACCAGCGAGCACCGAATTGGTAAACGAAATATTTATAAAGCTCTGCTTGACCGATTCTCCGCCTTTTCCTTTCGCCGTTAGCTTTATTGTGTAGTCACCAGCTTTAGAATACTGAGTCGTCGGATTGGGTTCTATTGAGGTTTTACCATTCCCAAAGTCCCAACTATAGGAGTCGGCGTTTTTGGTTCTGTTGATGAAGCTTACCTGTCCGTTCGACTCATTCCAGCTAAAATCAGCAACCGGCTTAGCGTTGACAACCTCAATTTCTTTGCTGGACTTAGTCTGTCCGCCTTTACCCGTAGCGGTTAAGGTAATAGTATACTTCTTGTTTTCCGGGTATTTGAAGGATAGTGAGGCTAAGTCGCTGGTCGTGCCGTTGCCTAGATCCCAACGGAAAGCTGTAGCGTTTGACGAGGTGTTGGTAAAGCTGACTAAACCCTCCTCGCCGTACGACACAGAGAAACTAGCAACGGGTGATGTGTAGGACGAGAGCTGTATTTCCTGGGTTATCTGGTCGGTACCTGTTGGATTCTTGACCATTAGCGCAACCTTGTACATCCCGTTAGTCGCATACGAATGTTTGGGGCTGCTGGTTGTTGCTGTGGCTCCGTCCCCAAAGCTCCATTCGTAATTGTCGGCTTCGGTTGACTGACTGGTAAACTGAACCACACCTTCGCCTGCGTTTGTCCAGGTAAAGGATGCTTTTGGCATTGGTCGAGGTTCTTCTTTGGGTGAGCAGCTATTGAGTAAAAGGGCAAAGGCAATGAGCAAGGTAAACAGGTGCTTCATAAAATAGGCTTTGGTGCGAATAAACTAGCGGGCAGGCGAAAAGTAAAACAGAGTATAGTAAGCGGTACCGCTAATATGAAATAATGACCGATGAGTAAGGGTTTTTTGACTCACTATCTATTATTCGAAAGCTTTGAATCGGATATTTACACCCTCGAATCGTAGTCATGTCAATTACACCAGAAGAAATAGGGCAACTAATTAAGAAACTTCGTAAGGAGCGTAATCTTACTCAAACCGAGTTAGGCGAAAGAATGGGAGTTAAAAAATCAGCTATTGCTTTATACGAAAAAGGACGAGACAATATTTCATTGACAACTTTGAAGCGAATAGCAGACGCTCTAGATGCTGATTTGTCAATAAATATAAGGCTAAAATAGCTTAAAAAATTTGCCCTATAAGTTTGCTTATATGTAAACTTATAGCTAATATTGTACTATCAATGAGGCACGAAAAGAGTGGCATAGTACCGAGGAGGTTGCCCCACTTAACGGTAGACTTACTCATTTGACAACAAAAGTGCCCCAATGCTTCTATTCTTGGCGGAGCAGAGCAAAGGGGCGATGTCAATCTAACCAATGAAATCAGATGACGGAACAAAGCTATGCATCCGGTGGGGAAACTACAACCTCCGCCGAAGGAACACCTGTATCTCCACAGGTCAATCCCAAAATCAGTTATTCGTTAGTGCTTCCCCTGGTTGTGGGTCACGGCAACCAGGAAGCGGGAGCCATGCTGGTCTACAGAGCCATCAGTCAATACCGACAAAACATCCTGCGTAATCTACTACAGAGTCACGGCGCTGAGGATCATTCATCGGCGGTTGAGGATCTACGGGATTTAGAATTGCTGGAAGACTACAGCTTAGAGCTAGTAGGAGCCCTGCAAACAGCAGCTCGTGTCAACTATCAGGCTTACCAGCAGGCAGCAAACCCCGACGAATACGAACAGTCCCGCAAGGAGTGGGAAGCGCGCGACGAAGTACGTTATAACGAGTATTTCAAAGCGTATAGCCGGTAGTCATGAAGGAGCTTATTGCGATTACGACCGGTGGGCAAGGCTCGCCTGTAGTGTCAGCCCGTGAACTACACGAGTTCTTAGGGGTAAAGTCGCGCTTTGCGGATTGGATCAAGGTTCGCGTCGTCAAGTACAAATTTCTGGAAGGTACCGACTACGAGATACTAAATGAGGGAAAAGGGACTTTTTCTAAAATTTCAGAAAAACTCGGCAGGCCAGAACTCGACTACGCTCTGACCCTTGACACGGCTAAGCAACTAGCGATGGTCGAGCGAACCGAAAAGGGTAGACAAGCGAGGTTGTATTTCATCGATTGCGAGAAGCGGTTAAACAAACTAGCGCCCGCGCTGCCCAACCAACTCCTCGTCGATCATGCCCAACGCATCGCTGATTTAGAACAGCAGCTTAAGCAAATGATCGATTCCCAGCAACAGGCCGCTCGTTCCTTGCTGGACATACCCCGCAGCAGTGAGACTTTACCCGAAGAAACGACCCGCATCAAAGTACAGCGGTTAGTCAACGCCTACTGTCGGGCGAAAAGCGTGGGTCAACAGGAAGTATGGCGTAAGGTGTATGACCGGCTTTACTACCTCTATAAGATCAACATCCGCGCTCACAAACGCTCCGAGCGGGAAAGCTGGTTAGATGTAGTCGATAGAAAAGGCTACATGGATAAGGTGTACGCTATTGCCAGCGCGGAGCTTACCTACGAAGAGGAATGAGCGCGCTTGCGTATAGTGGTGGGGTTAGTCGAGGTACTGACCCCGCAGCAACTGTAGCCCTACAGTATGACTCATCGGCTATAGACTCTCGCCTGATCGTACGCATCGAAGGGCGCGGTAATTACGCCATCGTTTATACCAAAGACGATAAACCACACTTGTTCGCTAAGAGTCTGTGCGTACTGGCCAAGCAGCTGCCAACGTTTTGGCGGGTGCACAAGTCGCACCTGATCAACCCGTACTACGTAGCCGGTTCAGTTAGCTCAGTTCGCGCTAAAGCCCTACTTCGACTAACCACGGGCTATAGTGTACCCGTATCCCGTAGGCAACGAGCCGCTATCTGCGCTAAGCTCAACCCGCTTAGCTTCCTGTAAGAAAAGCCTCTACCCCAAATTTCTTCCGCTGACCAATCCGGCTCAGCTTCACTATCTAATCTATGATCTCGATGAAAACCCCAGCCAATACCAATGCCAACGTTCCCCAACTGATTAACCGCTCGGGCCTGACTATAACCTGTACTGATGCGCACCTGGTCGACCTGATGAACGATTTATCGTTTATGAGTGACCTACGTGACGAAGTACGGGACTGGTTTTTGGCGTATGCCTCAAGCACCGAGTTTGGCAACGCGTCCAAGAGTTGCGGCAATTTCGAAACGTTGGACGGTTTCTTTAGTGCCATTATTCTCAAAGCCGCGCAGCAGCAACTAGCGCAGAAAGGAGGGCAAACCAATGAGTAATCTGTCTTCCCTTCTGTCCCGACGCGAACGGTTACGGATTTCCGTTCGCTTCCGGCTTCGTCCCGGTCAGACTACCGGCGATAAACCGCGTCAACTCTACATTCGTCTGAAAGTTGACGGTACTACCTGTGCTGATTATAGCAGTGGAGTCTACGTACAGGTTGACAAGTGGAACTCCCAAGCGCAAAAACTAGTTGGCTACTCCAAACTAGCTCAACAAGCCAATCAGGAGTTAGAAGCTATTGTAGCTGAACACAAAACGTTACTCGCCGAACTGATGCGTTTGCAAAAGGCGGGTATACTTGTCCAGTCCCCAACGGCGGAGGTTGTCAAGCAACACTGGACTCGGAAAACAACCTTAGTGCCCACCCTACTAGCAGCCTACGATCAACAGTTGATTTACTTGCGTTCATTGGAAGGTACACCCGATGCCAGAGAAAAACGAACGCTTGACAAATGGGAAAACGGTAAGCAGCACTTAATGGCTTACATCGAAGAGCAAAAACAGGGACGACTAACCGCCGATTTAATAACCCCTTTGTGGGCCGAAGGGTACTATCATTGGCTTATCAAACGTCCGCTTGGTTTAGCGTCGGCGGCTCGGTATGTGGGCTACTTACGGGCAAGTATTAATTACTTGGTTGCTTCTCAGCAAATTGCTCGCAACCCGATTGAGAACTATTACCCCGACAAAGGCAAAGACAAGCCGGTTTACTTTCTGGAAAGCGTTCATTTGGAGCGGCTGTGGAGTCTAGAAGTTACGGGTTTGCCTACCCTGGCTTTAGTGCGGGACTGGCTACTACTCATGTGCTATACGGGTATGGATCAACCGGATTTGGAACGGTACGTGGTTAATCCGTCTGCGTTTGAGCAACCCACCGAAGCGGGTAGTATGATCCTCATTAACCGGGGCAAAACCGATTTGACCGCTTGTGTTCCATTACTCCCCGAAGTCAACCGGATTTTAGCCAACTACCCGAACGGTATTCCTACCCTGACCAATCAGACGATGAACCGCTGGACTAAGATCGTTCAAGAGCAGATTGGTTTTGAGGAACGGTTGACAACCAAGATTTGCCGCAAAACAGCAGGAGCTTTGTTTCTGCGCTTAGGCTTTCGGATTGAAGAGGTCAGCAAAGTACTTGGCCACTCTTCCATTCAAACCACGCTCCGCAACTATGTACGGGTGACAAGTGCAATGGTTGAAGCAGGTATGCGACGGGTTCAAGCGTCGGGCGGTAGTCAGTACCCCTTCAAGCACATTCACAAAGCGTCTTAATCCACTCAAACCTAGCCTTCAATTGCCATGTATAATTCATTGTTCATCAATTTTTATTTCCGTAAGTCTACTACAGACGCTACGCTTGGTTCGGTCAATGTTCGGGTAACAGTCAATGGTAAGCGGATCACATTGGGTACGGTTACGTCGGTAGCTGATTCGAGCCTACCTAAATCGGTTATGATTCAGTACGATCATTGGGACAAGCGCAAGCTGAAAGTAAAACCACAGTCGCCACACGCAACACTGTTGAATAAAGCCATTGCCGAGAGTGAGCAGAAGCTCCAGAAGGTGTACGCGCAGCACGAAAGTTTCGATCAGAAGATGACCGCTAACGGCTTGAAAGGTGTCGTTAAACACGGTCAGCGGATGCTACTCACGTTTCCTTCGTTAATCGACAAGTTTTTGGAAGAGAAGGTTGCTTTAAAAACCAAAGCTTCGACCGTCGATACGTATCGGTTTAAGATTCGTCCGCTACTGGCTTTTTTGGAGTCTGAGAACGCACTGGATCTACCCGCTGTTGATTTCACTCCTGGAACGCTCAAACGCTACCGGACGTACCTAATTACTCAGCGGGGTAACTCGGATCGCAACGCCGATAAAAGCTGTCAAGTAGTCAAAACCCTTTTGTTGTGGGCGGCTGAAAATGAATTGATTCACAAGAACCCGTTGATGAACATTCGGATACGGGTTGACAAAACGCCTAACCTGGAATGTGTGACACAAGAGGAATTGGCTGTTTTGCGGGATGCGGTCTTACTCCCTCAAATGCGGGAGGTGGCTGACTGTTTCGAGTTCGCTTGCTATACAGGCTTGGCCTATCAGGATATGAAAGCCTTGTCTCCTAAAAACCTGCAACTGGTGGAGGGTAAGCACTGTATAGTCGGCTATCGACTAAAGACCGGAACGGAGTACTGTATACCCGTTACGGAGCGGGTTTGGGCCTTGATGGAAAAATACGACGGCATCAACCTGCCTTTACCTGCGCTTGACGACTACAATCCGTTGCTCCGGCAAATCATGTTCTCGGTAGGTATCGACAAGCGGAT contains the following coding sequences:
- a CDS encoding LytTR family DNA-binding domain-containing protein, which translates into the protein MSALAYSGGVSRGTDPAATVALQYDSSAIDSRLIVRIEGRGNYAIVYTKDDKPHLFAKSLCVLAKQLPTFWRVHKSHLINPYYVAGSVSSVRAKALLRLTTGYSVPVSRRQRAAICAKLNPLSFL
- a CDS encoding antA/AntB antirepressor family protein, whose product is MKELIAITTGGQGSPVVSARELHEFLGVKSRFADWIKVRVVKYKFLEGTDYEILNEGKGTFSKISEKLGRPELDYALTLDTAKQLAMVERTEKGRQARLYFIDCEKRLNKLAPALPNQLLVDHAQRIADLEQQLKQMIDSQQQAARSLLDIPRSSETLPEETTRIKVQRLVNAYCRAKSVGQQEVWRKVYDRLYYLYKINIRAHKRSERESWLDVVDRKGYMDKVYAIASAELTYEEE
- a CDS encoding helix-turn-helix domain-containing protein, which codes for MSITPEEIGQLIKKLRKERNLTQTELGERMGVKKSAIALYEKGRDNISLTTLKRIADALDADLSINIRLK
- a CDS encoding RNA polymerase sigma factor, which encodes MTDKLALEAIRKGEREGLDFVYRQCRNYCLRFLNGLGASDDVASDIYQDAVIKFRENLLKGNFNETSSVQTYLNSICKNMWHAHRRQQERLGHDPDTLNKLSTDQQDAEDDKQVRLDKLDRALDEIGKKGSCQELLKMVFYRGLKPEAIAVHFGYTDAQNASNQIYKCKERLRTIFLGLKP
- a CDS encoding PKD domain-containing protein, whose amino-acid sequence is MKHLFTLLIAFALLLNSCSPKEEPRPMPKASFTWTNAGEGVVQFTSQSTEADNYEWSFGDGATATTSSPKHSYATNGMYKVALMVKNPTGTDQITQEIQLSSYTSPVASFSVSYGEEGLVSFTNTSSNATAFRWDLGNGTTSDLASLSFKYPENKKYTITLTATGKGGQTKSSKEIEVVNAKPVADFSWNESNGQVSFINRTKNADSYSWDFGNGKTSIEPNPTTQYSKAGDYTIKLTAKGKGGESVKQSFINISFTNSVLAGAVDDPKLVSYLPGTWASYVAGKGYKYYNYVYTFALSSNAMQYKSVTNTYETLIDSKTTNLAYKFSIANNIIYTDDYSGKKQKYARIQIVSEDQMKLFQIFESASSYSELFPITLTKTNDVEMSASSVIASSSVLSILNGIWDQGNYSIYSDVSFDFSSGKNHYRYSTTYNEAKSIQKREFRIDSDNMFSCREWNSDFRPEWEKYKIEVVSPSQINLYSISSAGVVSKTPTYTMNKR
- a CDS encoding tyrosine-type recombinase/integrase, whose translation is MSNLSSLLSRRERLRISVRFRLRPGQTTGDKPRQLYIRLKVDGTTCADYSSGVYVQVDKWNSQAQKLVGYSKLAQQANQELEAIVAEHKTLLAELMRLQKAGILVQSPTAEVVKQHWTRKTTLVPTLLAAYDQQLIYLRSLEGTPDAREKRTLDKWENGKQHLMAYIEEQKQGRLTADLITPLWAEGYYHWLIKRPLGLASAARYVGYLRASINYLVASQQIARNPIENYYPDKGKDKPVYFLESVHLERLWSLEVTGLPTLALVRDWLLLMCYTGMDQPDLERYVVNPSAFEQPTEAGSMILINRGKTDLTACVPLLPEVNRILANYPNGIPTLTNQTMNRWTKIVQEQIGFEERLTTKICRKTAGALFLRLGFRIEEVSKVLGHSSIQTTLRNYVRVTSAMVEAGMRRVQASGGSQYPFKHIHKAS
- a CDS encoding phage integrase SAM-like domain-containing protein; amino-acid sequence: MYNSLFINFYFRKSTTDATLGSVNVRVTVNGKRITLGTVTSVADSSLPKSVMIQYDHWDKRKLKVKPQSPHATLLNKAIAESEQKLQKVYAQHESFDQKMTANGLKGVVKHGQRMLLTFPSLIDKFLEEKVALKTKASTVDTYRFKIRPLLAFLESENALDLPAVDFTPGTLKRYRTYLITQRGNSDRNADKSCQVVKTLLLWAAENELIHKNPLMNIRIRVDKTPNLECVTQEELAVLRDAVLLPQMREVADCFEFACYTGLAYQDMKALSPKNLQLVEGKHCIVGYRLKTGTEYCIPVTERVWALMEKYDGINLPLPALDDYNPLLRQIMFSVGIDKRITSHTARKTFADWCINEVGLSEEATIVAMGQKNAKELTPYRKTRPKRLLAEFPTDLMRRQIDRVPFKQIVKAS
- the yidD gene encoding membrane protein insertion efficiency factor YidD; this translates as MKEELRSVDINGIKTELRIDPSLHTSVLRALTGTTPTDQEVDLLSLPTKPLWLSSCIRLLRWYRATISPILGQRCVYEPSCSRYAELALRKHGLLKGVILSAKRLHRCKPGCGGVDLP